A single region of the Nakaseomyces glabratus chromosome D, complete sequence genome encodes:
- the MET17 gene encoding bifunctional cysteine synthase/O-acetylhomoserine aminocarboxypropyltransferase MET17 (CAGL0D06402g~O-acetyl homoserine sulfhydrylase (OAHSH), ortholog of S. cerevisiae MET17; required for utilization of inorganic sulfate as sulfur source; able to utilize cystine as a sulfur source while S. cerevisiae met15 mutants are unable to do so), whose translation MPSHFDTLQLHAGQENPDDNNHRPRAVPIYSTTSFVFNDSQHGAQLFGLEVPGYIYSRFQNPTNNVLEERIAALEGGAAALAVSSGQAAQTLAVAGLAHNGDNIVSTSFLYGGTYNQFKVAFKRLGIEARFVEGDKPEDFEKLFDERTKAVYLESIGNPKYNVPDFENIVAVAHKHGIPVVVDNTFGAGGFFCQPIKYGADIVTHSATKWIGGHGTTIGGIIVDSGKFPWKDYPEKFPQFSKPAEGYHGTVYNETYGNLAYIVHVRTELLRDLGPGMSPFAAFLLLQGVETLSLRGERHGQNALALAKWLEKNPHVAWVSYPGLPSHSHHENAKKYLSNGFGGVLSFGVKDLPNADKETDPFKLAGAQVVDNLKIASNLANVGDSKTLVIAPYFTTHQQLSDPEKLASGVTKDLIRVSVGTEFIDDIIADFEQSFAKVYGSN comes from the coding sequence ATGCCATCCCACTTCGATACTCTTCAATTGCACGCTGGTCAGGAGAACCCTGACGACAACAACCACAGACCTAGAGCTGTGCCAATCTACTCCACCACTTCCTTTGTGTTCAACGACTCGCAGCACGGTGCGCAGTTGTTTGGCCTAGAAGTGCCAGGCTACATCTACTCCCGTTTCCAGAACCCTACTAACAACGTCCTGGAGGAGAGAATCGCTGCGCTGGAAGGCGGTGCCGCTGCGCTGGCTGTATCCTCGGGCCAGGCTGCTCAGACTTTGGCCGTCGCTGGTCTAGCGCACAACGGTGACAACATCGTGTCCACCTCTTTCCTATACGGTGGTACTTACAACCAATTCAAAGTCGCTTTCAAGAGACTGGGCATCGAGGCAAGATTTGTCGAAGGTGACAAGCCAGAGGACTTCGAGAAGTTGTTCGACGAAAGGACGAAAGCTGTCTACTTGGAGTCCATCGGTAACCCAAAGTACAACGTCCCAGACTTCGAGAACATCGTCGCCGTCGCCCACAAGCACGGCATCCCAGTCGTGGTCGACAACACCTTCGGTGCTGGTGGTTTCTTCTGCCAACCTATCAAGTACGGTGCCGATATAGTCACACACTCCGCTACAAAGTGGATCGGTGGCCACGGTACTACCATCGGTGGTATCATCGTCGACTCCGGTAAGTTCCCATGGAAGGACTACCCAGAAAAGTTCCCTCAATTCTCGAAACCTGCCGAGGGTTACCACGGTACCGTCTACAACGAGACATACGGTAACTTGGCATATATCGTCCATGTCAGAACTGAACTGCTAAGAGACTTGGGTCCAGGTATGAGTCCTTTCGCTGCCTTCCTGCTGCTACAAGGTGTCGAAACTTTGTCCTTGAGAGGTGAAAGACACGGCCAGAACGCTTTGGCCTTGGCTAAATGGCTAGAAAAGAACCCACATGTCGCTTGGGTTTCCTACCCTGGTCTTCCATCCCACTCACACCACGAAAACGCTAAGAAGTATCTATCTAATGGTTTCGGTGGTGTGCTATCCTTTGGTGTTAAGGACCTACCTAATGCTGACAAGGAGACCGACCCATTCAAGCTAGCTGGTGCTCAAGTTGTTGACAACTTGAAGATTGCTTCTAACTTGGCCAACGTCGGTGACTCAAAGACTCTAGTCATTGCTCCGTACTTCACCACTCACCAACAACTTTCTGACCCAGAAAAGTTGGCTTCCGGTGTCACTAAGGATTTGATCCGTGTCTCCGTCGGTACCGAATTCATCGATGATATCATTGCTGATTTCGAACAATCCTTTGCCAAGGTCTACGGTTCCAACTAA
- a CDS encoding uncharacterized protein (CAGL0D06380g~Protein of unknown function): MKVSNINSVLFLASQLASAAGGEIVTVTETSTVCSTKTLTVPMTVTVTPKPAPPVRPSKVAKLANEMNFIFNMAGAIKSCLPDSGITVPPSWARVQCTFYVFNLMLSLTINIIGGKDHHEFWKKRQQQWREWEEKYWQEAGDGEDEGDCSDEEESSTDPHGNAVATNDNALLSFKTTKMLMDKLGVQVYPYMNETTLQECVHYKFVKDRYKDLLGQDLVEGTVCLSQHGLATFVKLPDNSAEDTEDGKDSGTGATGGELLDYQSFMNKLRPQMYVKKFDKYLHNIKQAKFMTTWQLINFKQYSKDIMRELAYVTDQLRDPDHKHISFELKNKEDPADLTPMMSFNIL, from the coding sequence ATGAAAGTTTCTAATATCAACTCCGTTTTATTTCTCGCTTCTCAGTTGGCTTCTGCCGCTGGCGGTGAGATTGTCACTGTGACTGAGACATCTACAGTCTGCTCCACCAAGACCCTAACAGTGCCAATGACTGTCACAGTCACGCCAAAGCCGGCGCCTCCTGTGCGTCCTTCCAAAGTCGCGAAGCTCGCCAATGAGATgaacttcatcttcaacatGGCTGGTGCCATCAAGTCGTGTCTGCCTGACTCTGGCATAACTGTGCCACCCAGCTGGGCGCGCGTGCAATGCACATTCTATGTGTTCAACCTGATGCTTTCCCTAACCATTAACATCATTGGTGGTAAGGACCACCACGAGTTTTGGAAGAAAAGGCAACAGCAATGGAGGGAGTGGGAGGAGAAGTACTGGCAAGAAGCGGGCGACGGCGAAGACGAGGGCGATTGCTCTGATGAGGAAGAGAGCTCCACTGACCCTCACGGGAATGCGGTGGCCACCAACGACAACGCTTTGCTATCTTTCAAGACCACGAAGATGCTCATGGACAAGCTCGGTGTGCAGGTGTACCCTTACATGAACGAAACCACTTTGCAAGAGTGTGTGCACTACAAGTTTGTCAAGGACCGCTACAAGGACTTACTGGGCCAGGACCTGGTCGAAGGCACCGTGTGCTTGTCTCAGCATGGATTAGCAACTTTTGTGAAGTTGCCAGACAACAGTGCAGAAGACACAGAGGACGGCAAAGACAGCGGTACTGGTGCTACGGGTGGTGAACTCTTGGACTACCAAAGCTTCATGAACAAGTTGCGGCCACAGATGTACGTGAAGAAGTTCGACAAGTACCTGCACAACATCAAGCAGGCCAAGTTCATGACCACCTGGCAGCTCATCAACTTCAAGCAGTACTCCAAGGACATCATGCGCGAGCTCGCCTATGTGACGGACCAGCTGCGGGACCCCGACCACAAACACATCTCCTTCGAGCTCAAAAACAAGGAGGACCCAGCGGATCTCACACCAATGATGAGTTTCAACATATTGTGA
- the ACO1 gene encoding aconitate hydratase ACO1 (CAGL0D06424g~Putative aconitate hydratase) produces the protein MLSARTVVRNTGVRRLATVSNLTRDSKVNQNLLEDHSFINYKQNIEYVDIVRKRLGRPLTYAEKILYGHLDDPHGQQIERGVSYLKLRPDRVACQDATAQMAILQFMSAGLPEVARPVTVHCDHLIQAQIGGEKDLKRAVDLNKEVYDFLASASAKYNIGFWKPGSGIIHQIVLENYAFPGALIIGTDSHTPNAGGLGQLAIGVGGADAVDVMAGLPWELKAPKILGVKLTGRMNGWTSPKDIILKLAGITTVKGGTGKIVEYFGEGVDTFSATGMGTICNMGAEIGATTSVFPFNKSMIDYLKATRRDKIAEFAQLYHKDLLSADQGAEYDEVIEIDLNTLEPYVNGPFTPDLATPISKMKEVAVENNWPLEVKVGLIGSCTNSSYEDMSRSASIIKDAASHGLKAKSIFTVTPGSEQIRATIERDGQLETFKEFGGIVLANACGPCIGQWDRQDIKKGDKNTIVSSYNRNFTSRNDGNPQTHAFVASPEIVTAFAIAGDLRFNPLTDKLKDKDGNEFKLKEPFGNGLPERGYDPGENTYQAPPKDRNAVDVKVAPTSDRLQVLKPFKPWDGKDALNMPILIKSLGKTTTDHISMAGPWLKYRGHLENISNNYMIGAINAENKKANSVRNVYTGEYKGVPDTARDYRDEGIKWVVIGDENFGEGSSREHAALEPRFLGGFAIITKSFARIHETNLKKQGLLPLNFKNPADYDKINPDDKIDILGLTELAPGKNVTMRVHPKNGEAWDCELTHTFNSEQIEWFKYGSALNKIKADKA, from the coding sequence ATGTTGTCTGCTAGAACAGTGGTGAGAAACACTGGTGTCAGGAGACTGGCTACAGTCTCTAACTTGACTAGAGACTCTAAGGTCAACCAGAACTTGTTGGAGGACCATTCTTTCATCAATTACAAGCAAAACATCGAGTATGTCGACATAGTGAGAAAGAGGCTAGGCAGACCATTGACCTACGCTGAAAAGATCCTGTACGGTCACTTGGACGACCCACACGGACAACAGATCGAGAGAGGTGTTTCCTATTTGAAGCTAAGACCAGACCGTGTCGCATGTCAGGATGCTACCGCCCAAATGGCCATCTTGCAATTCATGTCCGCTGGCTTGCCAGAAGTAGCTAGACCAGTCACAGTCCACTGTGACCACTTGATCCAAGCCCAAATTGGTGGTGAGAAGGATTTGAAGAGAGCCGTCGACCTAAATAAGGAAGTCTACGACTTCTTGGCTTCTGCCTCCGCTAAGTACAACATCGGTTTCTGGAAGCCAGGTTCTGGTATTATCCACCAAATTGTTCTAGAAAACTACGCTTTCCCAGGTGCTTTGATCATCGGTACCGACTCCCACACTCCAAACGCTGGTGGTCTAGGTCAATTGGCTATCGGTGTCGGTGGTGCTGATGCCGTCGATGTCATGGCTGGTCTACCATGGGAACTAAAGGCTCCAAAGATTTTGGGTGTTAAGTTGACCGGTAGAATGAACGGTTGGACCTCTCCAAAGGATATCATCTTGAAGTTGGCTGGTATTACAACTGTCAAGGGTGGTACTGGTAAGATCGTCGAATACTTCGGTGAAGGTGTTGACACTTTCTCCGCCACTGGTATGGGTACTATCTGTAATATGGGTGCTGAAATCGGTGCTACCACTTCCGTTTTCCCATTCAACAAGTCTATGATTGACTACTTGAAGGCTACTCGTCGTGACAAGATCGCCGAATTCGCTCAATTGTACCACAAGGATCTATTGTCCGCTGACCAAGGTGCTGAATACGATGAAGTCATTGAAATTGACTTGAACACTCTAGAACCATACGTTAACGGTCCATTTACCCCAGATTTGGCCACTCCAATCTCTAAGATGAAGGAAGTTGCTGTCGAAAACAATTGGCCATTGGAAGTCAAGGTCGGTTTGATCGGTTCCTGTACTAACTCTTCTTACGAAGATATGTCTCGTTCCGCTTCTATCATCAAGGATGCTGCCTCTCACGGTTTGAAGGCTAAGTCCATCTTCACAGTTACCCCAGGTTCTGAACAAATTAGAGCCACCATTGAACGTGATGGTCAATTGGAAACTTTCAAGGAATTCGGTGGTATTGTCTTGGCTAACGCCTGTGGTCCATGTattggtcaatgggaccGTCAAGACATCAAGAAGGGTGACAAGAACACTATTGTCTCTTCTTACAACAGAAACTTCACTTCCAGAAACGATGGTAACCCACAAACCCACGCTTTCGTTGCTTCTCCAGAAATTGTTACTGCTTTCGCCATTGCCGGTGACTTGAGATTCAACCCATTGACTGACAAGTTGAAGGACAAGGATGGTAACGAATTCAAGTTGAAGGAACCATTCGGTAACGGTTTGCCAGAACGTGGTTACGACCCAGGTGAGAACACTTACCAAGCTCCACCAAAGGACCGTAACGCTGTTGATGTTAAGGTTGCTCCAACCTCCGACCGTCTACAAGTCCTAAAGCCTTTCAAGCCATGGGATGGTAAGGATGCTCTAAACATGCCAATCTTGATCAAGTCTTTGGGTAAGACCACCACTGACCATATCTCTATGGCCGGTCCATGGTTGAAGTACAGAGGTCACTTGGAAAACATTTCTAACAACTACATGATTGGTGCTATCAATGCTGAAAACAAGAAGGCCAACAGTGTTAGAAACGTCTACACTGGTGAATACAAGGGTGTTCCAGACACTGCCAGAGACTACAGAGACGAAGGTATTAAGTGGGTTGTTATTGGTGATGAGAACTTCGGTGAAGGTTCTTCTCGTGAACACGCTGCTTTGGAACCAAGATTCTTGGGTGGTTTCGCTATCATTACTAAGTCATTTGCTCGTATCCACGAAACtaacttgaagaagcaaGGTTTGTTGCCattgaacttcaagaacCCAGCTGACTACGACAAGATTAACCCAGATGACAAGATTGATATTCTAGGATTGACCGAGCTTGCTCCAGGTAAGAACGTCACCATGAGAGTTCATCCAAAGAACGGTGAAGCTTGGGACTGTGAGTTGACTCACACTTTCAACAGCGAGCAAATCGAATGGTTCAAGTACGGTTCTGCTCTAAACAAGATTAAGGCTGACAAAGCTTAA